One Sporosarcina sp. ANT_H38 genomic window, GCAGCAAAAAATACCTAGAGATTGTATCACCTACACCAATTTTTAATTCACCCGTTGTTAAATTTTTAAATTCTAACATTTTTTCTTCTCCGACATGAATTAAATTAATAGCTGAATTAGCATATTCAAATAAAAGGCTGCCTTCATTTGTTAAAGAAACCCCTTTAGGTGTTCTATTAAAAAGACGAGTATCTAATTCCCTTTCCAACTGCTTAATTGCCTGACTAACAGCTGGTTGTGTCATATAAAGATCTTTTGCCGCCCTTGAAAAGCTTTCACTTTTTCCTACCTTACAAAAAATTTTATATAAATCTAATCTACTCGACACATAAGCACCCCTTATATCCATCATTCATTATATTAATTTTACTTATATCATTAAAACGGTGTATAGTACAAGTAGGCAGTAAGATAATGTAAATAAACTTTGTAATAAAAGGAGCGATTCCATTGGACAGAATAGTTGGAACAGTTGCGAGGGGTCTCCGTTGCCCAATAATAAATCGTGGAGACAATATAGAGGAAATTGTTGTAGATAGTGTGTTAAAAGCTGCAGAAGTTGAAGGCTTTACATTTAATGATAAAGATATTGTCTCTGTAACAGAATCAATCGTTGCTAGAGCTCAAGGTAATTATGCGAAAATCGATGATATTGCTAAAGACGTTAGTTTGAAGTTTGGAGAAGAAACTGTTGGGGTAATATTCCCAATCCTAAGTCGTAATCGTTTCGCTATCTGCCTTCGTGGTATTGCAAAAGGCGTTAAAAAAGTTGTTTTAATGCTTAGCTATCCATCTGATGAAGTTGGGAATCACCTAGTGGATTTGGACATGCTTGATGAAAAGGGAATTAACCCTTGGACAGACGTTTTAACAGAAAAAGAATTCCGCGGCCATTTTGGCTATAATAAACATACTTTTACTGGTGTCGATTATATTGATTACTATAAATCATTAGTTGAAGAATACGGCGTTGAATGTGAAGTTATATTCTCAAATAATCCAAAGACTATATTAGATTACACAAAACATGTTCTTACTTGTGATATCCACACGAGATTTAGAACTAAGAAAATATTGAAAGCAAATGGTGGAATTAACGTTTATAGTCTCGACAACATTTTATCTAAGTCTATTGATGGCAGTGGATATAATGAAGATTATGGTCTACTTGGATCAAATAAATCAACAGAAGATGGTGTTAAACTTTTCCCACGCAATTGCCAGCCCGTAGTGGATAACATACAGCATATGCTCAAAGAAAAGACTGGTAAAAACGTTGAAGTGATGATTTACGGAGATGGAGCATTCAAAGATCCTGTAGGAAAAATATGGGAACTAGCTGATCCAGTTGTATCGCCAGCTTTCACAGCAGGACTTAATGGTACACCTAATGAAATCAAATTAAAATATCTTGCTGACAATAACTTTGCTGATTTAAGAGGCGAAGAACTTAAGCAAGCTATATCACAATTCATTACCGATAAAGATGAAGATCTTGTAGGCGCGATGGAAGCACAAGGTACTACACCTAGAAGACTTACTGACCTTATTGGTTCTCTATCCGATTTAACATCAGGAAGCGGAGATAAAGGTACACCTATCGTCTTCATACAAGGTTATTTCGATAACTACACAAAATAAGAGTGACATAAGAAAAAGCTAGGCTCATCGCCTAGCTTTTTCTATATTTACAACCAAGTATTTCAAAGTGAGCATAACATTGTTTTTGTACTGCAAAATCACATTGACAAACCTTCCACTCGGTTGAAGTATTGAATTTTGAATCCGTGCAATGACGGGCGTACGCATTTGAACTCAGCCTAGGCGCCATACAGTGCCCAGTAACTGGACACGAAGTACGAAGGCCATAAGACTTGGCGGAGCTACCTCACTTAAGGTGTGAGGCATCCCAAAGCGGTGTGGAGTGGAATTACTCACCCTATATAGTCAGAAATTCACTTTCTCTCTAGAACCGCAAAATAATTCCCCTCATTATCAGCAAAGTTAAATACTCTGCCAGAAGGCATCGTTACCATGTCCCCGACTGTGATCTGCTTATCCTTAAAATCTCTGTATAACTCATCAAGATTATCCGAGAAAAGCAGTAACGAAGGCGTTTGGAGATTTAATTCTGGCTGCATTTTAGCAATGAATTCCTTATTGTGGAGTATGATAGTTGTTTCCGCATCCTTTGTTGGAGCGATTTCAATCCATCTCATTCCTTGGCCATTATCTTCTTCGGAAATGACGCTAAATCCTGCTTTTTCCGTCCAAAACTTCAATGTCTCATCTTGGTTATTGACATATAGCATAATTTGACCGATTTTAGTAATCATATTTTTCTCTCCCTATCTAATTGATCGTAGTATAACCTTATTCTAACTATCATATCATTCCCAACACCATCATAAATAATTTCTTCACCTGGACCAATTTTATAACTACTTGACTCAATTTCACAATTACTTATTTCTTGTGTAAAGACGAACAATATAATTCATTGTCCGTCAATATTTCGGACTATTCTCGTTGATTGTAGCGGAAGGTGGCGACTCCTGCGGGAACAGCGCGAGCTGAAGACCCCACAGGAGTGAAGCGACGAGGAGGCTGAAGCCGTGCCCGCGGAAAGCGTCCGCCTGAAGCGGAAATCAACCTTGTTCGGATTTTATAGTTAACACTTCTATTATGAAATTGATTCACCTAAATTAACTATTATGGATTTATTATCAGAAGGTAAACTGATTAGATCAATAAACCTCTTCTGTTGAATCACCATATATAACTCCGACTTACTGTGATAAAACCATCTTTATACTGCCTATACATCAGCAGCACACTCCTATATATTAAAATAAGGTGATGATATGAAAACAAAGATTTACTTAAACAACGAGAAATTTTTAGCAGGCATGACCGTTAAAGATGAAACCGAACTTGAAAACAATAACATGGCTCTTCATACCTGTGAAACCCCTGACAATGTCTTGGGAAATCGTAGAAAATTAGCCGTCTCCTTGCAATGCGGATTGGATAACTTTGTTTGTGCCAATCAAACACATAGCTCGAATTTCCATCGTGTAACGCTTGATGACAAAGGACGAGGCGCGGATCGAATGGACACCGCCATTGCCGATACAGACACCCTGTATACGTATGAGCCAAATCTGTTATTATGCAGCTTTACTGCCGATTGTGTCCCGGTGATTTTTTACAATCAAGTGAATGGCCTCATTGGCGTGATCCACTCAGGATGGCAAGGAACAGTAAAAGAAATCTCCGTGAAAGTTTTTGAGCATTTAAAACAAGTTGAACAGTGTAACCCGAGCGATTTACATGTCCATATCGGTGCGGCGCTTAGCCAGGAAAAATTCGAAGTCGATGAAGATGTTTTTTTAAAGTTCAAAGACCTTGGCTATGCGAATGATTATATTTATTACAATGACCAAACACACAAGTATCATATTAACAATCAGCAAACCGTGAAAAAACAATGCGAGTTGGCAGGCATCCCAGCTGAGCAAATCACGATTGATCAGACCTGTACGTATGTAGACCCCGCTGGTTTCTCTTATCGTCAAGATAAACAATGCGGCAGGCATCTGAGTTTTATTATAAAAAAAGACAATTGACCCAAAACATCTTGCGCCTCAATACTAGTCCTTGGAGAAAAATTATAATTTCTTTAGTTACAAAAAAGCACATCAATTTTACACATTGATGTGCTTTCATTTATTACTATTTTTTCAAACAGTAAAATTTGCATACTTATGATACGGTTCTGCAAATTTTAGTTTTCGCTTAAACCAAGCGTCTGCGCAGTTGAAGTATGAACTTCTTGTAATAGCTCTGGATTTTCCACTAGCGACATACCATATGATGGAATCATTTCTTTGATTTTTGGTTCCCATTCTTTCATATTTTCTGGGAAACATTTATTGATGACATCAAGCATAGCGTGAACTGCAGTAGAAGCCCCCGGAGAAGCACCTAACAATGCAGCGATCGAGCCATTAGCCCCAGTAATAACTTCTGTACCAAATTGAAGCGTTCCTTTGCCGCCTGCCTCTGTATCTTTAATAACTTGTACCCGTTGACCCGCTACCACAGTATCCCAATCTTCGCTTTTAGCAGTCGGAACATATTCGCGTAATTCTTCGATACGTTGCTCTTTCGATAACATAAGTTGTTGGACAAGGTATTTGGTCAGTGACATATTTTTTGCACCTGCTGATAACATAGTGAAAACATTATTCGGTTTTACAGAACCTAATAAATCCATGTTTGAACCTGTTTTCAAGAATTTTGGTGAGAAACCAGCAAATGGCCCAAACAATAATGATTTTTTATTGTCTATATATCGCGTATCAAGATGCGGGACAGACATTGGGGGAGCACCAACTGCAGCTTTACCGTATACTTTTGCATGATGTTGCTCTACAACCTCTTGATTGTTACATACTAGGAATAGTCCACTTACCGGGAATCCTCCAACATGTTTACTCTCTGGAATACCCGTTTTTTGTAGTAAAGGTAGGCTACCTCCACCGGCACCGATAAAGACAAATTTTGCAGTATGATATTCGATTTTACCGCTCCCACTATGCACTTTCACTTCCCACAGACCTTCGCTAGTACGTTTAATATCTTTAACTTGATAATTGTAGTTCACGTCAACATTTTGATTTTTTAAGTGGTCAAATAACATATGTGTTAAAGCACCAAAGTTAACATCAGTTCCAGAGTCTACTTTGGTTGCCGCTATAGGTTCAGTTGATGGACGTCCATTCATAATAACCGGAATCCATTCCATCAGTTTTTTCGGGTCATCGGAAAACTCCATCCCGTGAAACAGAGGATTGTTTGACATTGTTTCAAAGCGTTTTTTCAAATACGCTACATTTTTTTCACCTTGTACTAAACTCATATGAGGTAATGGCATAATAAAGTCCTGTGGATCACTTATCAGATTTTGGTTTACAAGATATGACCAAAATTGCATTGAAAGCTGGAACTGTTCATTAACTTTTATAGCTTTGCTAATATCTACCGATCCGTCTGGTTTTTCGTCGGTATAGTTAAGCTCACACAGTGCAGCATGCCCCGTTCCGGCATTATTCCATTCGTTAGAGCTTTCCTCTCCTGCGCTGTCGAGCTTCTCAAACACTTTAATTTTCCAGTCAGGTACTAATTCTTTGAGCATTGTCCCCAAAGTCGCACTCATGATTCCGGCACCAATTAAAATAACATCTGTTTTATGTTGTTTGTTACTCATTTTTCCCATCCTTACACATTAATATTTGCAGAAAGGATATAGTTGCTCCTACTTTGGCGCCACGGCAAGCCAAGTTACGACCTAGGAACACACCTTTTCTGTATCAATTATAACCTTATCGTAGTTTATCACAATTATTTATATATTAAAATATCTAATGCTTATATGAGTGTTATTGTTAAAAATCGAGATATCCATCCACAAAGGTCTCGGAAAATACACAAATCAAAACCCTATTAGTTGCACTGTGTTGGTTCTTTTTAGATACTTAATATATCCTCCCTTTCTTTTATTAAAATTTCATGAAAATATAACATTCTAGAACACCGGAAATACTCTCCCGTTTTAGTTATTTACTCAACCTAATATAAGTACTTCATACCATTATACATAAGTTCATAAAATAGTTAGATGTTTCGTAAACATTACTTATACAAAACCCTTTAGAACCTTTTATGTCCTAGAGGCTCATAACCAACTCTATTCCACATATTTTTTCAACATTCCCGAATTTTCCTGTAAACTAATTTTGGCCGTTACTTGTATTACACTTCATCGTAGTACATCTAAATGAGGTTTTTCATTATTCAAAACACCTTATATTATTTTACGTGTTAGGTGTTAGATATACAAAGAATATAGTTATGAATTCTAATCCTCCAGATATTTAGTATTTGTATGGCTGCCTGTGCAATAAAAAATAACTCAAACAGTTAAATGATAACCTAGCTCCAAATCTACTATTCGTCTAATAAATATCAATTTGTGGTGCATTGTCTGAATGCACTCTCGCGCAGGAACTCAAAATCAAATTTCATAGGAACCGTTCAATAACAAGAAAACAGCCACCTGAATCAGGTGGCTGTTTTCTTGTTACAATCAATCTACATCATCCATGTTGCGGTTCGCCTTTTTCTTCTCAATGTCCTTCTCTTTCTTGAAATCCGGCTCCTCGCCAAATTCTGTACCTAAATTAGGATTGGTAAAACGTGAATGCCCGTCGGTAACCGTGTCGATCTCTTCATCAGGCTTAAACAACAGACCAAGACATAGCAAGGCACTTATCCCGACAAGACCATAGACCACCCTAGACAAGAATGCATCTTGACCACCAAATAACGTCGCAACTAAATCAAACTGAAAAAATCCAATCAAACCCCAGTTAAGTCCGCCGATAATAACTAGAGCTAGCGCGATCCGTGAAAGCATACTCATGCATTAACTCCTCCTTCTATTAGAATTTAATCGAATCCGTAATTACCGTAAGCAGATTGGTACCGCGACTTAACAACAGTCGTTTCAATTACTGAATAGGT contains:
- a CDS encoding coenzyme F420-0:L-glutamate ligase; the protein is MDRIVGTVARGLRCPIINRGDNIEEIVVDSVLKAAEVEGFTFNDKDIVSVTESIVARAQGNYAKIDDIAKDVSLKFGEETVGVIFPILSRNRFAICLRGIAKGVKKVVLMLSYPSDEVGNHLVDLDMLDEKGINPWTDVLTEKEFRGHFGYNKHTFTGVDYIDYYKSLVEEYGVECEVIFSNNPKTILDYTKHVLTCDIHTRFRTKKILKANGGINVYSLDNILSKSIDGSGYNEDYGLLGSNKSTEDGVKLFPRNCQPVVDNIQHMLKEKTGKNVEVMIYGDGAFKDPVGKIWELADPVVSPAFTAGLNGTPNEIKLKYLADNNFADLRGEELKQAISQFITDKDEDLVGAMEAQGTTPRRLTDLIGSLSDLTSGSGDKGTPIVFIQGYFDNYTK
- a CDS encoding VOC family protein; translation: MITKIGQIMLYVNNQDETLKFWTEKAGFSVISEEDNGQGMRWIEIAPTKDAETTIILHNKEFIAKMQPELNLQTPSLLLFSDNLDELYRDFKDKQITVGDMVTMPSGRVFNFADNEGNYFAVLERK
- the pgeF gene encoding peptidoglycan editing factor PgeF, which produces MKTKIYLNNEKFLAGMTVKDETELENNNMALHTCETPDNVLGNRRKLAVSLQCGLDNFVCANQTHSSNFHRVTLDDKGRGADRMDTAIADTDTLYTYEPNLLLCSFTADCVPVIFYNQVNGLIGVIHSGWQGTVKEISVKVFEHLKQVEQCNPSDLHVHIGAALSQEKFEVDEDVFLKFKDLGYANDYIYYNDQTHKYHINNQQTVKKQCELAGIPAEQITIDQTCTYVDPAGFSYRQDKQCGRHLSFIIKKDN
- a CDS encoding malate:quinone oxidoreductase, coding for MSNKQHKTDVILIGAGIMSATLGTMLKELVPDWKIKVFEKLDSAGEESSNEWNNAGTGHAALCELNYTDEKPDGSVDISKAIKVNEQFQLSMQFWSYLVNQNLISDPQDFIMPLPHMSLVQGEKNVAYLKKRFETMSNNPLFHGMEFSDDPKKLMEWIPVIMNGRPSTEPIAATKVDSGTDVNFGALTHMLFDHLKNQNVDVNYNYQVKDIKRTSEGLWEVKVHSGSGKIEYHTAKFVFIGAGGGSLPLLQKTGIPESKHVGGFPVSGLFLVCNNQEVVEQHHAKVYGKAAVGAPPMSVPHLDTRYIDNKKSLLFGPFAGFSPKFLKTGSNMDLLGSVKPNNVFTMLSAGAKNMSLTKYLVQQLMLSKEQRIEELREYVPTAKSEDWDTVVAGQRVQVIKDTEAGGKGTLQFGTEVITGANGSIAALLGASPGASTAVHAMLDVINKCFPENMKEWEPKIKEMIPSYGMSLVENPELLQEVHTSTAQTLGLSEN
- a CDS encoding DUF378 domain-containing protein, which gives rise to MSMLSRIALALVIIGGLNWGLIGFFQFDLVATLFGGQDAFLSRVVYGLVGISALLCLGLLFKPDEEIDTVTDGHSRFTNPNLGTEFGEEPDFKKEKDIEKKKANRNMDDVD